The Metabacillus litoralis genome contains a region encoding:
- a CDS encoding fructose-specific PTS transporter subunit EIIC, whose protein sequence is MKILAVTACPVGIAHTYMAAENLQKAGEELGVDIKVETQGSIGVENALTDQDIAEADGIIIAADKEVSKDRFVGKKVIVTGVQDGIRKPKELIEKIQSGDVPLYRPDLKSVDEVKQKSKQKENPIYKHLMNGVSYMVPFIVVGGLLIALALTLGGEQTPGGIVIPEDSIWKQIETLGATSFMFMIPILAGFIAVSIADRPGLVPGMIGGYIAANGSFYGSEAGAGFIGGIIAGFLAGYIALAIKKIKVPKAVQPVMPIIFIPIISSVIVGLLFIFVIGAPVAQIFEGLTSMLAGMQGASSILLAVILGAMIAVDMGGPFNKVAFLFGSAMIAEGNYEIMGPIAVAICIPPIGMGLATLINKKKYLPNEREAGKASFTMGLFGITEGAIPFAAQDPLRVIPSIVAGSVVGSVIAMIGNVGDKVAHGGPIVAVLGAVDHVVMFFIAAIVGVLVTAFMVNFLKKDVESATSSNGKVERAPEEAEELEINKLVDITSADLIHINLAGTTRNDVIDELIETFDSQGILDSKEAFKQAILNREAQSSTGLGMNIAIPHGKSKAVKRPAVAFGIKREGVDWSSLDGTDAKLIFMIAVPEENAGDAHLKILQMLSRKLMDEEFRNQLLKVASKNEAMAVLEEIK, encoded by the coding sequence ATGAAGATCTTAGCTGTCACAGCATGCCCGGTCGGTATTGCTCATACATATATGGCTGCTGAAAATCTACAAAAAGCTGGCGAAGAATTAGGTGTTGATATAAAGGTTGAAACACAAGGATCAATTGGTGTTGAAAATGCCTTAACAGATCAAGATATTGCAGAAGCAGACGGAATTATTATTGCTGCTGATAAAGAGGTATCAAAGGATCGCTTTGTTGGTAAGAAAGTAATCGTTACAGGCGTACAAGATGGTATTCGTAAGCCAAAAGAACTGATTGAAAAAATTCAAAGTGGTGATGTGCCATTATACAGACCAGACTTGAAATCAGTAGATGAAGTTAAGCAAAAAAGTAAACAAAAAGAAAATCCAATCTATAAGCATTTAATGAACGGTGTATCGTACATGGTGCCATTCATCGTTGTAGGGGGATTATTAATTGCATTGGCTTTAACTCTTGGTGGTGAACAAACTCCAGGTGGAATTGTGATTCCTGAAGATTCCATTTGGAAGCAAATTGAAACACTTGGTGCAACATCATTTATGTTCATGATCCCAATATTAGCTGGTTTTATCGCTGTCAGTATAGCTGACCGCCCAGGTTTAGTACCAGGTATGATTGGTGGGTATATTGCAGCGAATGGAAGTTTTTATGGAAGTGAAGCTGGTGCTGGTTTTATTGGAGGCATCATCGCAGGTTTCTTAGCAGGTTATATTGCACTCGCTATTAAGAAAATCAAGGTTCCGAAAGCGGTACAGCCAGTTATGCCGATTATATTTATCCCGATTATTTCATCTGTTATCGTTGGACTTTTATTTATTTTCGTAATCGGTGCCCCAGTGGCGCAAATCTTTGAAGGCTTAACATCAATGCTTGCTGGTATGCAAGGAGCTAGCTCTATTTTATTAGCTGTTATCCTTGGTGCGATGATTGCAGTTGATATGGGTGGACCTTTTAACAAAGTAGCATTCTTATTCGGCTCTGCCATGATTGCTGAAGGAAACTATGAAATTATGGGACCAATTGCAGTAGCGATTTGTATTCCACCAATCGGTATGGGTCTTGCAACATTAATCAATAAGAAAAAATATCTTCCTAATGAAAGGGAAGCTGGTAAAGCATCATTTACAATGGGTCTTTTTGGAATTACAGAAGGTGCAATTCCGTTTGCAGCGCAAGATCCACTTCGTGTTATTCCTAGTATTGTTGCAGGTTCAGTTGTTGGATCTGTTATCGCAATGATTGGGAATGTAGGTGATAAAGTAGCACACGGTGGTCCTATCGTTGCGGTTTTAGGAGCAGTGGATCATGTTGTGATGTTCTTTATCGCAGCCATTGTAGGTGTTCTTGTTACGGCATTTATGGTTAACTTTTTGAAAAAAGATGTCGAAAGTGCAACTAGTAGCAACGGAAAAGTAGAACGTGCTCCCGAAGAAGCTGAGGAACTAGAAATTAACAAACTAGTAGATATTACAAGTGCAGATTTGATTCATATCAATCTCGCTGGAACAACTCGTAATGATGTTATTGATGAATTAATTGAAACATTCGATTCACAAGGAATCTTAGATTCTAAGGAAGCTTTTAAACAGGCAATTCTAAATCGTGAAGCTCAAAGCTCAACTGGTCTTGGCATGAATATTGCGATTCCACATGGTAAGTCAAAGGCGGTAAAACGACCTGCTGTTGCTTTTGGAATCAAGCGTGAGGGTGTTGATTGGAGCAGCCTTGACGGTACGGATGCGAAACTTATTTTTATGATAGCTGTACCTGAAGAAAATGCTGGAGATGCGCATCTAAAAATTTTACAAATGCTTTCTCGTAAGTTAATGGATGAAGAGTTTAGAAATCAACTATTAAAAGTAGCTTCTAAGAACGAAGCAATGGCTGTATTAGAGGAAATCAAATAA
- the manA gene encoding mannose-6-phosphate isomerase, class I, producing MYKEPIFLEPVFQERIWGGQKLQTEFGYRIPNEKTGEAWVISAHPNGPSVIKNGPLAGKTLEEAWKEHGELFNKNASNNEEYPLLVKILDANADLSVQVHPDDHYAREVEGVPYGKTECWYVLSAEEGAELVLGHHAKTKDELEKMLQNQEWESFLRRKKVKAGDFVYVPSGTIHAIGKGIVILETQQSSDITYRVYDYDRKDANGQKRDLHLDRSIDVTTVPHQDVETEQSERIVGGLTEKKLVEAEYFTVYHWQLSGDASLTLQHDFLQVSVTAGKGTITVDDHVFLIEKGTHFVLPHGVGEYQLSGEAEFVVSHV from the coding sequence ATGTATAAAGAGCCAATATTTTTAGAGCCTGTTTTTCAAGAAAGAATTTGGGGTGGCCAAAAGCTGCAAACTGAATTTGGGTATAGAATTCCCAATGAAAAAACTGGGGAAGCTTGGGTAATCTCTGCACATCCAAATGGTCCAAGTGTTATCAAGAATGGACCTTTAGCAGGAAAAACATTAGAGGAAGCTTGGAAAGAACACGGAGAGCTATTTAATAAAAATGCATCTAATAATGAAGAATATCCTTTGCTTGTTAAAATTTTAGATGCGAATGCAGATTTATCTGTTCAAGTTCATCCAGATGATCATTATGCACGAGAAGTAGAAGGTGTTCCTTATGGAAAAACAGAGTGCTGGTATGTTCTCAGTGCAGAGGAAGGTGCCGAGCTTGTTTTAGGACACCATGCAAAAACTAAAGATGAACTTGAGAAAATGCTTCAAAATCAAGAATGGGAATCATTTTTACGTCGTAAAAAAGTAAAAGCGGGTGACTTTGTTTATGTTCCAAGTGGCACCATTCATGCAATCGGTAAAGGAATTGTCATTTTAGAAACACAGCAAAGCTCCGATATTACTTATCGTGTCTATGATTATGACCGTAAGGATGCTAATGGTCAAAAGCGTGACCTACATTTAGATCGTTCAATAGATGTAACAACTGTGCCACACCAGGATGTAGAAACCGAACAAAGTGAGAGAATAGTAGGTGGTCTTACTGAGAAAAAATTAGTTGAAGCTGAATATTTCACTGTCTATCATTGGCAGTTAAGTGGTGATGCTTCATTGACACTCCAGCATGATTTCTTACAGGTTAGTGTAACGGCAGGAAAAGGCACAATTACAGTAGATGATCATGTTTTCCTAATTGAAAAAGGAACACATTTTGTTCTTCCACATGGAGTTGGTGAATACCAGCTGTCGGGTGAAGCGGAGTTTGTTGTATCACATGTTTAA
- a CDS encoding 3-ketoacyl-ACP reductase gives MTSLKGKNAVITGAGRGIGRATAIALAKEGVNLGLIGLTMSNLEKLTSELEQYDITISAATADVSDLEAVTHAVEHIKSELGSIDILVNNAGIAKFGGFLDLSPEEWENIIRVNLMGVYNVTRAVLPDMLEKNSGDIVNISSTAGQKGAPVTSAYSASKFAVLGLTESLMLEVRKKNIRVTALTPSTVATDLAVETNLISGNPENVMQPEDLAELLVAGLKLNPRVVLKGAGLWSTNP, from the coding sequence ATGACTTCATTAAAAGGAAAAAATGCTGTAATTACAGGAGCAGGTAGAGGAATTGGACGAGCAACTGCCATTGCTTTAGCAAAAGAAGGAGTTAACCTTGGTTTAATCGGATTAACCATGTCAAATCTTGAAAAACTAACTTCTGAATTAGAACAATACGATATTACAATTTCTGCTGCAACAGCTGATGTATCTGACCTTGAAGCAGTTACTCATGCTGTAGAGCATATCAAATCGGAACTAGGTTCTATTGATATACTCGTTAATAATGCTGGTATTGCTAAATTTGGTGGCTTCCTTGACTTATCTCCTGAAGAGTGGGAAAACATTATTCGAGTTAATTTAATGGGTGTTTATAATGTAACAAGAGCTGTGTTACCTGATATGCTTGAGAAAAACTCCGGAGATATTGTTAATATTTCTTCAACAGCTGGCCAAAAAGGAGCTCCTGTAACAAGTGCATACAGTGCATCTAAATTTGCTGTGTTGGGGTTAACAGAATCACTCATGCTTGAAGTTAGAAAGAAAAACATTCGTGTAACAGCTTTAACACCAAGTACTGTTGCAACAGACTTAGCAGTAGAAACAAATTTAATAAGTGGAAATCCAGAGAATGTAATGCAGCCTGAAGATCTGGCAGAACTACTGGTAGCTGGATTAAAGCTTAATCCAAGAGTCGTTCTTAAGGGCGCTGGATTATGGTCAACAAATCCTTAA
- the hxlB gene encoding 6-phospho-3-hexuloisomerase produces the protein MQTTQYLTKILNELQQSSSLILDEDAEKLVNGILEAKKVFVAGAGRSGFMGKSFAMRMMHMGIDAYVLGETTTPNFEKDDILIIGSGSGETKSLVSMAEKAHNIGGKIAAVTIFPESTIGQLANFTIKMPGSPKDQSEGDYQTIQPMGSLFEQTLLLFYDAIILRFMEKKGYDTNKMYGKHANLE, from the coding sequence ATGCAAACGACTCAATATCTAACTAAAATTCTAAATGAACTTCAGCAATCTTCAAGCCTTATTTTAGATGAAGATGCTGAAAAATTGGTTAATGGGATTTTAGAAGCCAAGAAGGTTTTTGTCGCAGGTGCTGGTAGGTCAGGATTCATGGGAAAATCCTTTGCTATGCGGATGATGCATATGGGAATTGATGCATATGTTCTCGGTGAAACCACCACACCTAATTTTGAAAAAGATGATATTTTAATCATCGGGTCTGGCTCAGGAGAAACGAAAAGCTTAGTTTCGATGGCTGAAAAGGCCCACAACATAGGCGGTAAAATTGCTGCTGTTACGATATTCCCAGAATCTACAATTGGACAATTAGCTAATTTTACAATAAAAATGCCTGGATCGCCGAAAGACCAATCTGAAGGCGATTATCAAACGATTCAACCTATGGGATCCCTTTTTGAACAAACTTTGTTACTTTTCTATGATGCTATTATCTTGAGGTTCATGGAGAAAAAGGGGTATGATACAAATAAGATGTATGGCAAACATGCCAATCTTGAATAA
- the hxlA gene encoding 3-hexulose-6-phosphate synthase: protein MELQLALDLVNIPEAIELIKEVEDHIDIVEIGTPVVINEGLRAVKEVKAAYPNLKVLADLKIMDAAGYEVMKASEAGADIVTILGAAEDMSIKGAVEEAKKQGKKILVDMIAVKDLAGRAKEVDALGVDYICVHTGYDLQAVGKNSFEDLQTIKSVVKNAKTAIAGGIKLDTLAEVINVQPDLVIVGGGITGQEDKKAAAAKMQQMIKENVSVG, encoded by the coding sequence ATGGAATTACAATTAGCACTTGATTTAGTCAATATCCCAGAAGCAATTGAATTGATAAAAGAAGTTGAGGATCATATTGATATCGTTGAAATTGGAACACCAGTTGTGATCAATGAGGGCCTTCGTGCTGTGAAGGAAGTTAAAGCAGCATACCCTAACTTAAAGGTTCTAGCTGACCTTAAAATTATGGATGCAGCTGGTTATGAAGTGATGAAAGCTTCTGAAGCAGGAGCAGATATTGTAACAATTCTTGGCGCAGCTGAAGATATGTCAATTAAAGGTGCGGTTGAAGAAGCGAAAAAGCAAGGGAAAAAGATTCTTGTTGACATGATTGCTGTAAAAGATCTTGCTGGCCGTGCAAAGGAAGTAGACGCTTTAGGTGTTGACTATATTTGTGTACACACAGGTTATGACCTTCAAGCAGTTGGTAAAAATTCATTTGAAGATCTTCAAACAATTAAAAGTGTTGTAAAGAACGCAAAAACTGCTATCGCAGGCGGAATTAAATTAGATACTCTTGCTGAAGTAATTAACGTACAACCAGATCTTGTTATTGTTGGTGGCGGAATTACTGGTCAAGAAGATAAAAAGGCTGCAGCGGCAAAAATGCAACAAATGATTAAAGAAAATGTATCAGTAGGGTAA
- a CDS encoding winged helix-turn-helix transcriptional regulator: protein MSRMNDKTFNCEKELTLSVIGGKWKMLILWHLGKEGTKRFGELKALMPGITQRMLVNQLRELEEDLIVERKVYPVVPPKVEYSLTKQGETLMPILDSMYEWGKNYMNNVIDPEDKNVSVK from the coding sequence GTGTCACGTATGAATGATAAGACGTTTAACTGTGAAAAAGAATTAACCCTCTCGGTTATCGGTGGTAAATGGAAAATGCTTATTTTATGGCATTTAGGCAAAGAGGGTACAAAGCGTTTTGGTGAGCTAAAAGCACTTATGCCGGGCATTACTCAAAGAATGCTTGTTAATCAATTACGCGAGTTAGAAGAAGACCTTATTGTAGAGAGAAAAGTGTATCCTGTTGTGCCTCCGAAGGTTGAATATTCATTGACGAAACAAGGAGAAACACTAATGCCGATCCTCGATTCTATGTACGAATGGGGAAAGAACTATATGAATAATGTTATTGATCCTGAAGATAAAAATGTATCGGTAAAATAA
- a CDS encoding acetamidase/formamidase family protein, with amino-acid sequence MTHIINRSQPIYAFSKEHSPISNINSGETVIIETYDCFENQITSADSTYESLDWSKVNPATGPVYVEGAEVGDILEVTIDDIKLEDQGVMAVSPGMGVLGEKITNFEAKLIPIENGKAIFNENIHIPLNPMIGVIGVAPQGEPISCGTPGSHGGNMDNKMITKGTTLYFPVFQQGALFALGDLHAAMGDGEICVTGIEIAGQVTVTLKVIKGKSLYNPVLETDEFIGTIVSAKTLDEAVKLSVEDMVELLQDKLNLPLSELTMLLSAVGQTEICQVVDPLVTTRFLVPKWVLEKNKVSLF; translated from the coding sequence ATGACACACATCATTAACCGTTCACAACCAATTTACGCTTTTAGTAAAGAGCATTCTCCAATTTCGAATATCAATTCTGGAGAAACAGTGATCATTGAAACCTATGATTGCTTTGAAAACCAAATCACCTCAGCTGATTCTACATATGAAAGCCTAGACTGGAGTAAGGTCAATCCTGCAACAGGTCCTGTTTATGTGGAAGGGGCAGAAGTGGGAGATATTCTTGAAGTGACAATTGATGATATAAAATTAGAAGATCAAGGTGTGATGGCCGTTAGTCCAGGAATGGGCGTTTTAGGTGAAAAGATCACTAATTTTGAAGCAAAACTTATTCCAATTGAAAACGGAAAAGCTATCTTTAATGAAAACATTCACATTCCATTAAATCCAATGATTGGTGTAATTGGAGTCGCTCCACAAGGTGAACCAATCTCTTGCGGCACACCAGGCTCTCACGGTGGAAATATGGATAATAAAATGATTACAAAAGGAACAACGCTATATTTTCCAGTGTTTCAACAAGGTGCGCTCTTTGCATTAGGGGATCTTCATGCTGCAATGGGGGATGGAGAGATTTGTGTAACTGGTATTGAGATAGCTGGACAGGTTACTGTCACTTTAAAGGTGATAAAAGGAAAATCACTATACAATCCAGTTTTAGAAACAGATGAATTTATCGGTACAATTGTATCAGCAAAAACACTAGATGAAGCCGTTAAATTGTCCGTAGAAGATATGGTTGAATTACTTCAGGATAAACTAAACTTACCACTTAGTGAATTAACGATGCTATTAAGTGCTGTGGGACAAACTGAAATTTGTCAGGTTGTTGATCCACTAGTGACAACGAGATTCTTAGTTCCAAAATGGGTTCTGGAAAAGAACAAAGTCTCCTTATTCTAA
- the ilvA gene encoding threonine ammonia-lyase, with product MNLNDFFNAREKFKGIVHTTPLDHSKTFSQLAQNDVYLKLENLQKTGSFKVRGSYNKLISLTKEELNKGVVAASAGNHAQGVAYSSQMLGIPCTIVMPKGAPLSKVLATKQYGAKVILEGAVFDEALAYALEYCDSIGGTFIHAFDDEEVIIGQGTVGVEIMEQLPDVDAIVCPVGGGGLIAGVAKAVKESNPNVSVYGVQTLACPSMKQSLLEKRPVMIEATPTMADGIAVKKPGQKTFDIIKEYVDDIVCVDEMEIARTMLMVLERSKLLVEGSGASSLAALLYKKLELKDKKVIAVLSGGNVDVNFIARIIERGLVESGRYAHFSITLKDKPGELQKVLSAITDLNANVQYVNLQHIGKHIYPGFAQLEMSVETKNHDHIEELHKVLKDKGYNVQMDETLFDQYPAGFGTPLEYRV from the coding sequence TTGAACCTAAATGATTTTTTCAATGCTAGGGAAAAGTTTAAAGGAATTGTTCATACCACTCCGTTAGATCATTCGAAAACTTTTAGCCAGCTTGCACAAAATGATGTGTATTTAAAGCTGGAGAATCTACAAAAAACAGGTTCCTTTAAAGTAAGGGGGTCTTATAATAAGCTTATTTCTCTTACAAAAGAAGAACTAAATAAAGGGGTCGTTGCTGCATCAGCTGGTAATCATGCTCAAGGTGTTGCGTACTCAAGTCAAATGCTTGGGATTCCTTGTACGATCGTGATGCCGAAGGGAGCGCCGTTAAGTAAAGTGCTAGCAACAAAGCAATATGGTGCAAAGGTTATTTTAGAGGGAGCTGTCTTTGATGAGGCTCTTGCTTACGCATTAGAATATTGTGATTCAATAGGTGGCACGTTTATTCATGCTTTTGATGATGAAGAGGTTATCATCGGACAAGGTACGGTTGGAGTGGAGATTATGGAACAGCTTCCAGACGTTGATGCGATTGTTTGCCCAGTTGGTGGAGGAGGGCTCATTGCTGGTGTTGCTAAGGCCGTGAAAGAAAGCAATCCAAATGTTTCAGTTTATGGTGTTCAAACTCTTGCCTGTCCAAGCATGAAGCAGTCACTTTTGGAAAAAAGGCCGGTAATGATTGAAGCGACCCCGACGATGGCAGATGGAATTGCTGTTAAAAAACCAGGACAGAAGACGTTTGACATTATTAAAGAGTATGTTGATGATATTGTTTGTGTGGATGAAATGGAAATTGCCCGAACAATGCTTATGGTTTTAGAAAGAAGTAAACTGTTAGTCGAAGGCTCTGGTGCTAGTTCGTTAGCAGCACTTCTTTATAAAAAGCTTGAATTAAAAGATAAAAAAGTAATAGCAGTATTAAGTGGCGGAAATGTGGATGTTAATTTTATTGCTAGGATTATTGAGCGCGGATTAGTTGAATCAGGTAGGTATGCTCATTTTTCCATAACGTTAAAAGATAAACCAGGTGAGCTTCAGAAAGTATTAAGCGCTATAACCGATTTAAACGCAAATGTTCAATATGTTAATCTCCAGCATATAGGAAAACATATTTATCCAGGATTTGCTCAGCTCGAAATGTCAGTTGAAACAAAAAACCATGATCATATTGAAGAGCTTCATAAGGTGTTAAAAGATAAAGGCTATAATGTGCAGATGGATGAAACACTTTTCGATCAGTATCCTGCGGGATTTGGAACACCTTTAGAGTACCGTGTATGA
- a CDS encoding response regulator transcription factor, with amino-acid sequence MRSSEGCRVVIVDDEQLIRQGIKHYMQWEQEGFQIVGEASNGQEALELIEKTKPHIVLTDIVMPIMDGEELTRIVKSKYPHIEIIILSSYGDFEYVRSTFQNGAVDYILKPKLDTESLLTVLKTAVSRIPSLQGGNDEANVDVNIGHIIEKFISGYDTQYDENLILEAFPYSSFRLVTIDYRLIEGKSLEDIHSINSEIQVLITACSKEVKLEIFEIDDNVSVFLINSSRDLFTGISELASKILERHSQLSILISEAFMSFSQIWMKYNEVIKKMLQYRFYFPETTIVVEKNLLKETPKIASFNLDKFTNDFKHERFDLAFSYLEEHVTELSSSFTTDIFEYKSFFGNVIFTISVLLSNLEYDVKNLENEKFSFFNKIDGAKTASGVVNQLQLFLTKAKEVITTKKTQSGFSSFQLILDYIEDHYAEPLSLSDVATTFHFNPSYLSSYFATHNKEGFNEYLNKIRIEEAVKLLLNTTTPISEISGLVGYSDHSYFCKVFKKQKGLSPSQYRRNQKLK; translated from the coding sequence TTGAGATCTAGTGAAGGGTGTAGAGTAGTCATTGTTGATGATGAGCAGTTAATCAGGCAAGGAATTAAGCATTATATGCAGTGGGAGCAGGAAGGGTTTCAAATTGTCGGCGAAGCTTCAAATGGTCAGGAGGCTCTTGAGTTAATAGAAAAAACGAAGCCTCATATTGTGTTAACAGATATTGTGATGCCAATTATGGATGGTGAAGAGTTAACTCGAATTGTTAAAAGTAAATATCCGCATATTGAAATTATTATTTTAAGTAGCTATGGTGATTTTGAATATGTAAGATCTACTTTTCAAAATGGGGCAGTTGACTATATTTTAAAGCCTAAGCTTGATACAGAGTCATTGCTTACCGTGTTAAAAACGGCAGTGAGCCGAATTCCTTCGTTACAAGGGGGAAATGATGAAGCGAATGTTGATGTGAATATTGGACATATCATTGAAAAATTTATTTCAGGATATGACACACAATATGACGAAAATCTCATTTTAGAGGCATTTCCTTATTCTAGCTTTCGTTTAGTTACGATTGATTATAGGTTGATAGAAGGTAAAAGTTTAGAGGATATTCATTCGATAAATTCTGAAATTCAAGTACTTATCACAGCATGTTCAAAAGAGGTCAAGCTGGAGATTTTCGAAATAGATGATAATGTAAGCGTATTCCTGATTAATAGTAGTAGGGATCTTTTTACTGGAATTTCAGAACTTGCTTCTAAAATACTGGAACGTCATTCTCAACTTTCCATCCTTATCTCAGAGGCTTTTATGAGCTTTTCACAAATTTGGATGAAATACAACGAAGTGATTAAAAAGATGCTTCAATATCGATTTTATTTTCCCGAGACTACTATAGTAGTAGAAAAGAATCTTCTAAAAGAAACACCTAAGATCGCTTCATTTAACCTTGATAAATTTACAAATGACTTTAAACATGAACGGTTTGATTTGGCATTTTCTTATTTAGAAGAACATGTAACGGAGTTATCTTCGAGCTTTACGACAGATATTTTTGAGTACAAATCATTTTTTGGAAATGTTATTTTTACGATTTCTGTTTTGTTAAGCAATTTAGAGTATGATGTGAAGAATTTAGAAAATGAAAAGTTCAGTTTTTTTAATAAAATAGATGGTGCGAAAACAGCAAGTGGTGTTGTTAATCAGCTACAACTATTTCTTACAAAAGCAAAAGAAGTGATTACGACAAAGAAAACTCAATCAGGTTTTTCTAGTTTTCAACTCATTCTTGATTATATCGAAGACCACTATGCCGAACCACTTAGTTTGAGCGATGTTGCTACTACTTTTCATTTTAATCCTTCTTATCTATCAAGCTATTTTGCAACGCATAATAAAGAAGGGTTTAATGAATATCTCAACAAAATTCGAATTGAGGAAGCTGTGAAGCTGTTACTGAATACAACCACTCCAATCTCGGAGATCAGTGGACTTGTCGGATATTCTGATCATAGTTATTTTTGTAAGGTGTTTAAGAAACAAAAAGGTCTGTCACCTAGTCAATATCGTAGAAATCAAAAATTGAAATAA